In Streptomyces sp. NBC_00483, a single window of DNA contains:
- a CDS encoding MarR family winged helix-turn-helix transcriptional regulator → MTGNAAPRERMDDVDAVTRAVLTASRVLVAVSARSLAEVEDRVTLPQFRMLVVLSSRGATKLVVLAEQLGVAPSTAMRMVDRLIAAGLADRQTNPDDRRENLLRLTDEGRRTVENVTARRRGEIASIVERLAPQQRTALVDALTDFNHVGGEPLAPSLPEDSDLHPLGWGGAPAAG, encoded by the coding sequence ATGACCGGGAACGCGGCTCCGAGGGAGCGCATGGACGATGTGGACGCGGTGACCCGTGCGGTGCTGACCGCGTCCCGGGTGTTGGTGGCGGTGTCCGCGCGCTCCCTCGCCGAGGTCGAGGACCGCGTGACGCTGCCACAGTTCCGCATGCTGGTGGTGCTCTCTTCGCGCGGCGCGACCAAACTCGTCGTCCTGGCGGAGCAGTTGGGGGTGGCTCCTTCCACGGCGATGCGCATGGTGGACCGGCTGATCGCAGCCGGTCTCGCGGACCGGCAGACCAACCCCGACGACCGACGCGAGAACCTGCTGAGGCTCACCGACGAAGGCCGGCGCACGGTGGAGAACGTCACCGCCCGGCGCCGTGGGGAGATCGCCTCGATCGTCGAACGGCTCGCTCCGCAGCAGCGGACGGCGCTCGTCGACGCGCTGACCGATTTCAATCACGTGGGTGGCGAACCACTGGCTCCGTCCCTCCCCGAGGATTCGGATCTGCATCCGCTCGGCTGGGGCGGAGCACCGGCGGCAGGCTGA
- a CDS encoding PP2C family protein-serine/threonine phosphatase, with protein MRQVTWLRLLPVLLVVLVGALDLTYHQQRQGIIVALTAIPALSLIMPGAQSPRQPLISGALALAGTAVGGAVDWHSRPVVVMVTLANIVLLTAISHYLQRRWQAHEPASPALPAPPPARQKADAPTTQAHRLGELQVALRSLPQPDRTTMAADLCDIRETPYGTRVLVADLMGKDDATVAAGVELLDRWRHLSASEPSLAEIARHLDNALADRTDRFAKTLLLTFKGGRGELVCCGHPLPLLLSDHEGARPLDVLAPLPPLGLFDLVPQGCPVYTTSFAVGSTQRLLIHTDGVEGVRDVAGAPFPLLERARSYAGHGATALLDALAADLEQHAHASVDGIRDEALLLLLQAEKREFQHLTTTLHTPRPGTPARSDDDRVGA; from the coding sequence ATGCGACAAGTGACGTGGCTCCGCCTGCTCCCCGTGCTGCTTGTTGTACTGGTGGGCGCACTGGACCTGACGTACCACCAGCAACGACAGGGAATCATCGTGGCGTTGACCGCGATTCCCGCCTTGTCGTTGATCATGCCGGGGGCTCAATCACCGCGCCAGCCACTCATCTCCGGCGCTCTCGCACTGGCCGGGACCGCGGTGGGGGGCGCAGTCGACTGGCACAGTCGCCCCGTCGTCGTCATGGTCACCCTGGCCAACATCGTCCTCCTCACGGCGATCAGCCACTATCTGCAGCGCAGGTGGCAGGCCCACGAACCGGCTTCCCCCGCTCTCCCCGCTCCCCCGCCTGCCCGGCAAAAGGCCGACGCACCGACGACGCAGGCACATCGCCTGGGCGAATTGCAAGTGGCGCTGCGCAGCCTGCCGCAGCCGGACCGCACGACAATGGCAGCCGACCTGTGCGACATCCGCGAGACGCCGTACGGCACGCGCGTCCTGGTCGCGGACCTGATGGGCAAGGACGACGCCACGGTTGCCGCAGGCGTCGAACTGCTGGATCGGTGGCGGCACTTGTCGGCCTCCGAACCGAGCCTCGCAGAAATCGCCCGCCACCTCGACAACGCGCTGGCCGACCGCACCGACCGGTTCGCCAAGACACTCCTCCTCACCTTCAAGGGCGGTCGAGGGGAGTTGGTGTGCTGCGGACATCCGCTGCCTCTCCTGCTCTCCGACCACGAGGGCGCACGGCCCCTCGATGTCCTCGCGCCCTTGCCTCCCCTGGGCCTGTTCGACCTTGTGCCGCAGGGCTGCCCCGTCTACACCACCTCCTTCGCGGTGGGGTCCACGCAACGGCTCCTCATCCACACCGATGGTGTCGAAGGCGTACGGGACGTAGCCGGCGCCCCGTTCCCGCTGCTCGAGCGAGCTCGCTCATACGCGGGCCACGGAGCGACCGCTCTGCTCGACGCCCTCGCGGCCGACCTCGAACAGCACGCCCACGCCAGCGTGGACGGCATCCGGGACGAGGCTCTGCTGCTCCTGTTGCAGGCCGAGAAGCGCGAATTCCAGCACCTCACCACAACCCTGCACACCCCTCGACCGGGCACCCCGGCCCGATCGGACGACGATCGGGTCGGCGCGTGA
- a CDS encoding PP2C family protein-serine/threonine phosphatase translates to MAATARQGRKNWVLSWLPAVVMAVVTVVDLTAGPGVGFLPLVSLGPAFAGLIGTWRRTALIGLVALLLCGGLGSYDGLFETRRGYTAMASVAGVTLAGVIAASMRGRREAELASVRSIAEVAQRVLLRPVPRSAGPLQVAVSYTSAVAEARIGSDLYEVVASPHGVRVIVGDVQGKGLAAVETAALVLGTFRETAHDEPDLAALAARLERSVAREVNGEKFVTAVLVEVRAEERAALVLNCGHPAPMRVRADGSVDFPRPPVYSLPLGLGIHGGEPPRAYRIDFAPGDQLLLYTDGVTEARDGAGAFFPLEDRADLLKAPEAEDALEALREDVVRHANGPLHDDAAMLLLRYWER, encoded by the coding sequence ATGGCCGCTACGGCACGCCAGGGCAGAAAGAACTGGGTGTTGTCCTGGCTGCCCGCCGTGGTGATGGCGGTGGTCACCGTCGTGGACCTCACCGCCGGTCCTGGGGTGGGGTTCCTCCCGCTGGTGTCGCTCGGGCCCGCCTTCGCCGGGCTGATCGGCACGTGGCGGCGCACCGCGCTGATCGGCCTCGTGGCGTTGCTGCTGTGCGGGGGACTCGGGTCCTACGACGGGCTGTTCGAGACGCGGCGCGGCTACACGGCGATGGCGTCGGTCGCGGGCGTGACCCTGGCGGGGGTGATAGCGGCGAGCATGCGCGGGCGGCGCGAGGCGGAACTGGCCAGTGTGCGCTCGATCGCCGAGGTGGCACAGCGGGTGCTGCTGCGCCCTGTCCCGCGCAGCGCGGGACCGTTGCAGGTCGCCGTCTCCTACACGTCCGCGGTCGCGGAAGCGCGGATCGGCAGCGACCTGTACGAGGTCGTGGCCTCGCCGCACGGCGTGCGGGTGATCGTCGGTGACGTGCAGGGCAAGGGTCTTGCCGCCGTCGAGACGGCCGCCCTGGTCCTGGGGACCTTCCGCGAGACGGCACACGACGAGCCGGACCTCGCCGCGCTCGCCGCCCGGCTGGAACGCAGTGTGGCCAGGGAAGTGAACGGAGAGAAGTTCGTGACCGCGGTCCTCGTCGAGGTACGGGCCGAGGAACGGGCCGCCCTGGTACTGAACTGCGGGCACCCGGCCCCGATGCGCGTACGCGCCGACGGCTCCGTCGACTTCCCGCGCCCGCCCGTCTACTCGCTCCCCCTCGGCCTCGGCATACACGGGGGCGAGCCCCCTCGCGCCTACCGGATCGACTTCGCCCCCGGCGACCAACTCCTGCTCTACACCGACGGCGTCACCGAGGCCCGCGACGGGGCCGGCGCCTTTTTCCCGCTGGAGGACCGGGCCGACCTGCTCAAGGCCCCGGAGGCCGAGGATGCCCTGGAGGCGCTGCGCGAGGACGTGGTGCGGCACGCCAACGGCCCGTTGCACGACGACGCCGCCATGTTGTTGCTGCGCTACTGGGAACGGTGA
- a CDS encoding AfsR/SARP family transcriptional regulator — MDFGVLGPLSVRCAGAPLELGTPKARVLLAVLLGRPGRPVASDTLAEALWGETPPKSAAKNVQTYVSRLRRCLGEPERITRQGSGYLLRTGRDELDAARFEDLVGAARAAADGDPDRAHQLFDEALGLWRGPAFAGFADVLGLAPEAARLDELRLGVLEERIDVGMRLGRHRELLGELTALTMRHPLRERLWGQLMLALHRCGRRADALETYLQVRSVLSEEAGLEPGRSLQDLHRTILGNEQMPTSESGPAPVSPEAQLLAAVRERRTTDSARMLPPALADFSGQHAELEQIERVLRDDRAAHASAAVVAVSGPGGIGKTALAVQAAHRLRSAYPDGQLFAVLDGVRSQPADPAAILGRFLRALGVPATAVPDDADERTSLYRGILAERRVLVVVDDALDEAQLAPLMPAGGTCGVIVTGRVRLGGLGGAHRIELRVMSEGDSLAMLRAGTADRLDSASREELSDLVRLCARLPLALRIVGALLLSRPHWGPADLVSRLADAQRRLDMLRYRDLEVRTSFGLSYEGLRPEARRLFRLLGLLEAPDFPLWAAAAAVDGELLPTQDLLDELIDVHLLEVTGTPNGQARYGFHDLIRVYARECAEAEEEATARDESVVRVLGALLAFTDFTDREHMGQNMFRREAPRWRPERVEAALPRAVVPMRLLDLERVSLVTGVRQAAALGRDELCWELAVGGHALFEVERYFDEWQECYDTAMRQADIAGNVRGRARLLVSMAGLLYTRRWYGPAEKSNSEAMALFEQIGDHQGYLEALSNAPFFLVPNGRLAEAIATGREAYERLTAGGQAAAALHAYSQVGLAHLQAGRPQAAAEVLAEIIDEARKHRILTLVARDTYWLCQTQLALGRLAEAAAAVSELSRHMRDFGASGPFYLAHARGCVQLACGEYADARRHLAEAVEVARALDDPMFETRSLIDLLDPRLYDGHEARAAIGQGEHAVEVARRIDYPYLLAGALEQLAGLHALAGDGTGAANLAAEAATVRADIR; from the coding sequence GTGGACTTCGGGGTACTGGGCCCGCTGAGCGTGCGCTGTGCAGGGGCGCCGCTGGAACTCGGGACGCCGAAGGCGAGGGTGCTGCTGGCGGTTCTGCTGGGCAGGCCGGGCCGGCCGGTCGCGAGTGACACGCTCGCGGAGGCGCTCTGGGGCGAGACGCCACCGAAGAGTGCCGCCAAGAACGTGCAGACCTATGTGTCCCGGCTGCGGCGGTGCCTGGGGGAGCCGGAGCGCATCACCAGACAAGGGTCGGGGTATTTGCTGCGGACCGGCCGCGACGAGTTGGACGCGGCGCGCTTCGAGGATCTGGTCGGGGCGGCCCGCGCGGCGGCGGACGGTGATCCTGACCGTGCGCACCAGCTCTTCGACGAGGCGCTGGGGCTGTGGCGGGGGCCCGCGTTCGCCGGGTTCGCCGACGTCCTGGGGCTGGCCCCGGAGGCCGCCCGCCTCGATGAGCTGCGGCTGGGCGTGCTGGAGGAGCGGATCGACGTCGGGATGCGGCTCGGCCGACACCGTGAACTGCTGGGCGAGTTGACCGCCCTGACCATGAGGCATCCCCTGCGCGAGCGCCTGTGGGGGCAGCTCATGCTGGCGCTGCACCGCTGCGGGCGGCGGGCGGACGCGCTCGAGACCTATCTTCAGGTCCGCTCCGTGCTGTCCGAGGAGGCCGGTCTTGAGCCGGGTCGGTCGCTGCAGGACCTGCATCGGACCATCCTCGGCAACGAGCAGATGCCGACGTCGGAGTCGGGCCCCGCCCCGGTATCACCGGAGGCACAGCTCCTGGCCGCCGTGCGGGAACGCCGCACCACGGACAGCGCCAGGATGCTGCCGCCGGCGCTCGCGGATTTCAGCGGCCAACACGCAGAGCTGGAACAGATCGAAAGGGTGCTCCGCGACGACCGGGCCGCCCACGCGTCAGCCGCCGTGGTGGCCGTGTCGGGGCCGGGTGGTATCGGCAAGACGGCCCTCGCGGTGCAGGCCGCGCACCGCCTCAGATCCGCCTACCCAGATGGGCAGTTGTTCGCGGTACTGGACGGTGTGCGCAGCCAGCCGGCCGACCCGGCGGCAATCCTCGGCCGTTTCCTGCGCGCACTGGGGGTTCCCGCCACCGCGGTGCCGGACGACGCGGACGAGCGTACGAGCCTGTACCGGGGCATTCTCGCGGAACGCCGGGTCCTGGTGGTCGTGGACGACGCCCTCGACGAGGCACAGCTTGCCCCTCTGATGCCGGCCGGCGGCACCTGCGGGGTGATCGTTACCGGCCGGGTGCGACTGGGCGGGCTCGGTGGCGCCCACCGCATCGAACTCCGAGTGATGTCCGAAGGCGACAGTCTGGCCATGCTGCGCGCCGGCACCGCGGACCGGCTGGACTCGGCGAGCCGGGAGGAACTGTCCGATCTGGTCCGGCTGTGCGCGCGGTTGCCGCTCGCCCTTCGGATCGTCGGCGCGCTGCTGTTGTCCCGGCCGCACTGGGGCCCGGCGGATCTGGTGTCACGGCTGGCCGACGCACAGCGTCGGCTCGACATGCTCCGCTACCGCGATCTCGAGGTGCGGACCAGTTTCGGGCTGAGCTACGAAGGGCTCCGGCCGGAGGCGCGGAGACTGTTCCGGCTCCTCGGCCTCCTGGAGGCGCCCGATTTTCCGCTTTGGGCGGCGGCCGCGGCGGTCGACGGCGAACTGCTTCCCACTCAAGACCTCCTGGACGAGCTGATCGACGTCCACCTGCTCGAGGTCACCGGAACACCGAACGGCCAGGCACGGTACGGATTCCACGACCTGATCCGCGTCTACGCGAGGGAATGTGCCGAGGCCGAGGAGGAGGCGACGGCACGCGACGAGTCCGTCGTCCGTGTCCTCGGCGCCCTGCTGGCCTTCACGGACTTCACGGACCGTGAACACATGGGACAGAACATGTTCCGGCGGGAGGCGCCTCGCTGGCGGCCGGAGCGGGTCGAGGCCGCCCTGCCCCGCGCGGTGGTGCCGATGCGGCTGTTGGACCTCGAGCGCGTCTCTCTGGTGACAGGTGTCCGGCAGGCCGCGGCCCTGGGCAGGGACGAGCTCTGCTGGGAGTTGGCCGTGGGCGGACACGCATTGTTCGAGGTGGAGCGCTATTTCGACGAGTGGCAGGAATGCTACGACACGGCCATGCGGCAGGCGGACATCGCCGGAAACGTGCGGGGCCGAGCACGCCTGCTCGTCTCCATGGCCGGGCTGCTCTACACCCGACGCTGGTACGGCCCGGCGGAGAAGTCCAACTCCGAGGCCATGGCCCTGTTCGAGCAGATCGGGGACCATCAGGGGTATCTGGAGGCGCTGAGCAACGCGCCGTTCTTCCTCGTGCCCAACGGGCGTCTGGCCGAGGCCATCGCGACGGGCAGAGAGGCCTACGAGCGACTCACGGCCGGCGGCCAGGCCGCAGCGGCGCTGCACGCGTACTCGCAGGTCGGCCTCGCACACCTCCAGGCGGGCCGACCCCAGGCCGCGGCGGAGGTGCTCGCAGAGATCATCGACGAGGCGCGCAAGCACCGCATCCTGACCTTGGTCGCACGGGACACCTATTGGCTCTGCCAGACCCAGCTCGCGCTCGGCCGACTGGCGGAAGCGGCAGCCGCGGTCAGCGAACTGAGCAGACACATGCGGGACTTCGGCGCATCCGGCCCCTTCTACCTGGCTCACGCCCGGGGCTGCGTCCAGCTGGCCTGTGGTGAGTACGCCGACGCGCGCCGCCACCTCGCCGAGGCCGTCGAGGTGGCGCGCGCGCTCGATGACCCGATGTTCGAGACCCGGAGCCTCATCGACCTGCTCGACCCGCGCCTGTATGACGGCCATGAGGCGCGGGCCGCGATCGGCCAGGGAGAGCACGCGGTGGAGGTGGCCCGCCGTATCGACTACCCATATCTGCTCGCCGGCGCGCTGGAACAGCTCGCCGGGCTGCACGCCTTGGCGGGCGACGGCACTGGTGCGGCGAACCTGGCCGCGGAGGCAGCCACCGTACGGGCGGACATCCGCTGA
- a CDS encoding nitroreductase family deazaflavin-dependent oxidoreductase, whose translation MTAHQHPAPRRPPLPRGWRRRLARLPIGLYRVGLGPLLGKRLLLLHHTGRSSGLDLRVVLEVVAHDPLHNSWILASGFGPRATWYQNLRAAPRTTIQVGNRHHAVTARFLSTDKGGEIMSRYALDHPRTARRLCSFMGLDVDGGEDSYVRAGHQIPFVRLEGSVEGRPA comes from the coding sequence ATGACGGCACATCAGCACCCCGCACCGCGCCGCCCACCACTTCCGCGGGGCTGGCGGCGACGGCTCGCGCGCCTGCCGATCGGCCTGTACCGGGTGGGCCTGGGCCCCCTCTTGGGCAAGCGGCTCCTGCTGCTGCACCACACCGGAAGGTCGAGCGGCCTCGACCTTCGCGTAGTCCTGGAGGTCGTCGCCCACGACCCATTGCACAACTCCTGGATCCTGGCCTCCGGCTTCGGGCCGAGGGCCACCTGGTACCAGAACCTGCGTGCCGCCCCCAGGACCACGATCCAGGTGGGAAACCGCCACCACGCCGTCACCGCGCGCTTCCTCAGCACGGACAAGGGTGGCGAGATCATGTCCCGCTACGCCCTCGACCACCCGCGCACCGCCCGTCGGCTGTGCTCTTTCATGGGGCTCGATGTCGACGGCGGCGAGGACTCCTACGTACGGGCGGGCCATCAGATCCCGTTCGTGCGCCTGGAGGGCTCGGTCGAGGGGCGGCCGGCGTGA
- a CDS encoding flotillin family protein encodes MDATTVGIGVSVVAVLLLAAVLLLVFTRLFRKVEQGKALIVSKMRKVDVTFTGQVVLPVLHKAEVMDISVKAIEITRTGRDGLICRDNIRADIRISFFVKVNKTVEDVIRVAQAVGTVRASDRDTLQELFHAKFSEALKTVGKQLDFTDLYTKREELRFRIIEVIGVDLSGYHLEDAAIDYLEQTPLNQLDPHNVLDAQGIRKITELTAIEHVRTNEFQRTEEKEITRQDVDARETILELERRRADAEIKQKREIDTVRAREEAETARVVEEERLRSQGAFLATEEKLGVQRENQTREVAVAQKNRERVIAVESERIEKDRLLEVIARERETQLSKIAADKEVEAEKREIAEVVRERVAVDRTVAEQEESIKKLRAVEEAERGRQAVIIAAEAEAQERLVKDIKAAEAAEQAATHRAAEQLTLAQAELKSADLQAQAKRKLADGFQAEAAAPGLADVQVRDKEAEVIEKAGRAEAEATEARMRAEAEGARAKALAEATAIGEKLKAEAEGINQKAVAMAALDEASRGHEEYRLRLQAEKEIRLAGIDVQRQVAEAQATVLATGLENADINIVGGESVFFDRLVNSIALGKGIDGFVQHSDVAQQLAKPWLDGTASFTEDLTAVLGSVSSADVQHLTVSALLMKLMKGGGGEQAGPLRELLDKAGQLGIADLPLTQLNGSAHT; translated from the coding sequence ATGGATGCCACCACCGTGGGCATCGGCGTGTCCGTCGTCGCTGTCCTGCTGCTCGCCGCCGTACTGCTGCTGGTCTTCACCCGGTTGTTCCGGAAGGTGGAGCAGGGCAAGGCGCTGATCGTCTCCAAGATGCGCAAGGTGGACGTGACGTTCACCGGGCAGGTCGTGCTGCCGGTGCTGCACAAGGCCGAGGTGATGGACATCTCGGTGAAGGCCATCGAGATCACACGGACCGGCCGGGACGGGCTGATCTGCCGGGACAACATCCGCGCCGACATCCGGATCTCGTTCTTCGTGAAGGTCAACAAGACCGTCGAGGACGTCATCCGCGTTGCCCAGGCCGTCGGCACCGTGCGGGCCAGCGACCGGGACACCCTGCAGGAACTGTTCCACGCGAAGTTCTCCGAGGCCCTCAAGACGGTCGGCAAGCAGCTGGACTTCACCGACCTGTACACCAAGCGCGAGGAACTGCGGTTCCGGATCATCGAGGTCATCGGAGTCGACCTGAGCGGCTACCACCTCGAGGACGCGGCGATCGACTACCTGGAGCAGACGCCGCTGAACCAGCTCGACCCGCACAACGTCCTCGACGCGCAGGGCATCCGGAAGATCACCGAGTTGACCGCGATCGAGCACGTGCGCACCAACGAGTTCCAGCGCACGGAGGAGAAGGAGATCACCCGGCAGGACGTCGACGCCCGCGAGACCATCCTGGAGCTCGAACGCCGACGGGCCGACGCCGAGATCAAGCAGAAGCGCGAGATCGACACGGTTCGGGCCCGCGAGGAGGCGGAGACCGCGCGGGTGGTGGAGGAGGAGCGGCTGCGTTCCCAGGGCGCGTTCCTGGCCACCGAGGAGAAGCTCGGGGTGCAGCGCGAGAACCAGACCCGTGAGGTGGCCGTCGCGCAGAAGAACCGTGAGCGCGTCATCGCCGTCGAGAGCGAGCGGATCGAGAAGGACCGACTCCTGGAGGTCATCGCGCGGGAGCGGGAGACGCAGCTGTCGAAGATCGCCGCCGACAAGGAGGTCGAGGCGGAGAAGCGGGAGATCGCCGAGGTGGTGCGCGAGCGTGTGGCCGTGGACCGGACGGTCGCCGAGCAGGAGGAGTCCATCAAGAAGCTGCGGGCCGTCGAGGAGGCCGAGCGCGGCCGGCAGGCCGTCATCATCGCGGCGGAGGCCGAGGCGCAGGAGCGGCTGGTCAAGGACATCAAGGCCGCGGAGGCCGCCGAGCAGGCGGCCACGCACCGCGCGGCGGAGCAACTGACTTTGGCCCAAGCTGAGTTGAAGTCTGCTGACCTGCAGGCGCAGGCCAAGCGGAAGCTGGCCGACGGCTTCCAGGCGGAGGCCGCGGCCCCGGGCCTCGCCGATGTGCAGGTGCGCGACAAGGAGGCCGAGGTCATCGAGAAGGCAGGTCGTGCGGAGGCGGAGGCCACCGAGGCGCGGATGCGTGCGGAGGCGGAGGGTGCCCGCGCCAAGGCGCTGGCCGAGGCGACCGCGATCGGCGAGAAGCTCAAGGCGGAGGCCGAGGGTATCAACCAGAAGGCCGTCGCGATGGCCGCCCTGGACGAGGCCTCGCGCGGGCACGAGGAGTACCGGCTGCGGCTGCAGGCCGAGAAGGAGATCCGGCTCGCCGGTATCGACGTGCAGCGGCAGGTCGCCGAGGCGCAGGCCACGGTGCTTGCGACCGGCCTGGAGAACGCCGACATCAACATCGTCGGCGGGGAGTCCGTCTTCTTCGACCGGCTCGTGAACTCCATCGCGCTCGGTAAGGGTATCGACGGGTTCGTTCAACATTCGGACGTGGCGCAGCAGTTGGCGAAGCCGTGGCTGGACGGCACGGCGAGCTTCACCGAGGACCTGACGGCCGTCCTCGGCTCGGTCTCCTCGGCCGACGTGCAGCACCTCACCGTCTCCGCGCTGCTGATGAAGCTCATGAAGGGCGGAGGCGGCGAGCAGGCCGGTCCGCTGCGTGAACTCCTCGACAAGGCGGGACAGTTGGGCATTGCGGATCTTCCGTTGACACAGTTGAACGGCAGCGCGCACACCTGA